Within Saccharomyces paradoxus chromosome X, complete sequence, the genomic segment AAGGCCTGTTTTCACTTTGATGAACTCTCTGCACCTATTAGCAACCCTGTAAGAGGGGAAGCAAAGACAAGTTTCATCTTCCATGGAGTACTTAGCGCATAGAACTTCGCATAGCTTTTTTATTGACTTGTGCACGAAGAACCTTGGATATCCAGTGGTAAGTGAGTTTATTATGTCGCTCTCACCCTCTTCATAACCTACTGTAGCTTCCCATGTGGGCAAACACACGGATACAGCATGCTTTGTGTTGGGCGGAATGGATTCACCAATGGTTCTGGATATCATTTTCTCTTCTGTTCGTCTTCTCTTTCCTGCTTATGTAGCTCTTGCTTCAGCGAACGAATTTCATTATGTACATTCTACTATCGTTATGTATCCAGAATATACGACTAATTTTAGACCGAGCTGTTGTAAAATGCAGAAGGCGCTATcatgattttcaatttctaCCTCCACGCATGAAGGTCAGTCATATTTACTGGCTTTGGAGGGATTTACCGGAATACACTGTCAATCATTGTCGGTTATTCGAGCTCTTATACACAGGATCTTTGACATGAATACTgccatttttgaatagtaTTCTAAACATATGTTATTAACCTTTTTAAATGCACTTAGGTTGTAACGTCTTTTCTTTAGGGGGAGCTattattggaaattttCAGTTTCGCCAAACgaaagaacaaaagaatTGTACTTTGCTAAGAAACAAATTGCAGCCAAAAAAGGCAATAAAAGGTTAAACAttgaaagatattttaatgaagaacTTCATTGGTATCTTAGTTGCAACCGTTGTTGCTATCATAGCAATTGCATATTATGTGCCACGGTACGAATTATTTGAAAGGAAGTCACCGGAAGCCGGAGAAATGAGAGATCAGATTGAAAGCGTGTTCTTGGCATCCTGGAGAGACTACTATAAGCATGGCTGGGGATATGATGTGTATGGCCCTATCGAGCATACTTTCCATAATATGCCTCGCGGCAACCAGCCGTTGGGCTGGATTATCGTAGATTCGGTGGACACTTTGATGTTGATGTATAACTCCTCCACACTACACAAAAGTGAGTTCGAGGCAGAAATTCTGAAGTCGGAGGAATGGATAAACAACGTCTTGGATTTTGATATTGACGCTGAAGTGAATGTTTTCGAAACTACTATTAGAATGCTTGGAGGTTTATTATCCGCGTATCACCTCTCTGATCTATTTGAAGTGGGTAATAAGACCGTCTACTTCAACAAGGCGGTCGATTTGGGGGATAGGCTTGCTTTGGCATTTTTATCCTCTCAGACCGGAATTCCATACTCTAGTGTAAACCTTCGTAGTGGTCAAGGTATTAAGAACCATGCCGATGGAGGTGCGTCTTCTACCGCAGAATTCACTACGTTACAAATGGAATTCAAATACCTGGCATATTTGACGGGGAACCGTACTTACTGGGAGTTGGTGGAGCGTGTTTACGAACCattatacaaaaataacGATCTTCTGAATACCTACGATGGATTAGTTCCAATTTATACTTTCCCGGATACTGGGAGGTTCGGTGGTTCGACTATCCGGTTCGGATCAAGAGGTGATTCTTTTTATGAGTATTTACTAAAACAATACCTACTGACGCACGAAAAGCTTTATTATGACCTGTATAGAAAATCCATGGAAGgtatgaaaaaatatttattagCACAATCCAAACCTTCTTCTCTCTGGTACATTGGGGAAAGAGAACAAGGCTTACAGGGACAATTTTCCCCAAAGATGGATCATCTCGTTTGCTTTATGGGAGGATTGTTAGCATCGGGCTCTACCGAGGGCCTTTCTATCCAAGAGGCTCGCAGACGtccatttttctctctttttccTGAAAGGAAGAGTGACTGGGATTTAGCTGAAGAAATAACTAACACGTGTTATCAAATGTACAACCAGTCTTCCTCAGGGCTCGCTCCTGAAATCGTTGTTTTCAACGATGGAAACATAAAACAAAGTGGTTGGTGGCAGTCGTCTCTGggtgatttttttgtaaaacCACTCGATAGGCATAACCTACAAAGACCAGAAACGGTGGAATCGATCATGTTTATGTATCATTTATCTCATAACGACAAATATCGTGAATGGGGGGCCAATATCGCAAATAgcttctttgaaaatacTTGTATTGATTGTAGCGACCCAAAATTGAGACGATTTACAAGTTTGAGTGATTGTATCACGTTACCTACAAAGAAATCTAACAACATGGAAAGTTTTTGGTTGGCAGAAACTCTAAAGTATTTATACATATTGTTTTTAGACGACTTTGATTTAACCAAAGTTGTTTTCAATACGGAAGCCCATCCCTTTCCAGTGctagatgaaaaaaaaatgaaatcgCAGTCTCTAACTACAGGTTGGTCATTGTAGAGTAGTGTGCTATATATTAATTAGATTCGCTTTTTAAATTCACTAAAGCATTCTATGACAACATCTACTAATTGCCTTTATGTTGACCTTATAGTatcttttccttattcACTATGCGGTGTGATGATGCGCtataccatttttcttacgtctaagaaaatgaaaaatttgcaatGCTTACTTCAGCAAAAAAAGCATATCTAAATCAACAttcatttatatatttcaGCATAATCAATCATTTTTTCGTGGGTATTTGATATAATTTTGACTTTGACGAAGttactttattttcaatgGATATCACAGAATTATTACAGTGCTTCGCCTGTACTTTGGACCATAACGCTGCCGTAAGAACTAATGCGGAAACACATCTTAAAAATGCAAGTAAAGTACCAGGATTCTTAGGCGCATGCCTGGATATCATTGCTGCTGATGAAGTTCCAGAAAACATCAAATTATCAGCGTCCTTATATTTTAAGAACAAAATTACATACGGATGGTGTGCTGATGCCAGACAAGGTTCAAATGAATTACTAGATTCACATGTCGATCCGGATGAAAAACCAGTAGTAAAAGACATGTTAATCAAAACAATGGTCAGCGTGTCCAAGACCTCCCCGCGCTGTATCAGAGTGCTAAAATCTGCCCTTACTGTAATTATTTCAGAAGATTACCCTAGCAAAAAATGGGACAATCTATTACCAAGTTCCTTAGAATTACTCTCAAATGAAGACATCACTGTAACATATGTCGGGCTCCTGTGTCTTGCTGAGATTTTTAGGACCTACAGGtggaaaaataatgatgaaagaCAGGACTTGGAGGAGTTGATTTTAAATTATCTCCCTGCTTTATTAAATTACGGCGCAGATGTCCTTTTCCAGGATGGCAAATACATGAATAACGAGCAAATTGGCGAATTGGTAAGATTAATCGtcaaaatttataaatttgtTTCATACCATGATCTACCATTTACATTACAACGCCCCGAATCATTTACTCCATGGGCATGTTTTTTTGTCAGTATCATTCAGCAGCCATTGCCTCAAGAAGTTCTGGCCATATCTGACATTGAAATCAGAAGTAAAAATCCATGGGTCAAATGTAAGAAATGGGCTCTTGCAAACCTTTACAGACTTTTTCAGAGGTATGCATCAACCTCACTAACAAGAAAGTTTCAGTATGATGAGTTTAAACAGATGTACTGCGAACAGTTTTTGACTCAATTTTTGCAAGTCATTTTCGAGCAAATCGAGAAATGGGGAACTGGACAGTTGTGGTTAAGTGACGAATGCTTATATTACATACTGAACCTTATCGAACAGTGTGTTGTTCAGAAGGCAACTTGGAAACTTGTTGGGCAGCACTATAATGTTATTCTTCAACATGTTATTTTTCCGCTGCTAAAGCCTAGTCCTGAGACTTTGGAAACCTTCGATAATGACCCTCAAGAATATATTAACCGGAATATGGACTTTTGGGATGTTGGCTATTCCCCAGATCTTGCTGCACTAGCTTTGTTAACGACATGCGTTACGAAACGTGGTAAAACGACCTTACAGCCGACCTTGGAGTTCATGGTCTCAACTTTACAAAACGCCGTTGGTGACTACAACAATATTACGTTAGAGAATGCCTTGCAAATTGAGTCATGTTTGAGAATATTCTCTAGCATTATTGACCGTTTAATAACTAAAGATTCTCCATTTGCCAGTGAGATGGAAAAGTTTATATTGACATTTGttttaccttttttcaagtcCCAATATGGGTTTCTGCAAAGCCGTGTTTGTGACATTTGTTCGAAGCTGGGTTCTATGGATTTTAAAGACCCAATAATAACCTCTACTATCTATGAAGGTGTTATGAATTGTCTAAATAACCCCCATAATTCGTTACCTGTAGAATTGACGGCTGCGTTGGCATTGCAAACTTTTATTAGTGATGATCAATTTAATATGAAGTTATCCGGGCATGTTGTTCCTACCATGCAAAAATTACTAAGTTTGTCTAATGATTTTGAATCTGATGTAATTTCAGGCGTCATGCAAGATTTTGTAGAACAATTTGCTGAGCAATTACAGCCTTTTGGTGTTGAATTAATGAATACCTTGGTCCAGCAGTTTTTAAAAATAGCTATTGATCTACATGAAGCCTCTAATTTGGATCCAGATTCCTTCGCGAACGTTGATAACATTCCCGATGAATCCGACAAGCAAATGGCGGCTCTAGGTATTTTGTCAACTACGATATCTATTCTGTtgtcttttgaaaattcaCCTGAAATCTTAAAAAACTTGGAACAGTCATTTTATCCAGCTGCAGagtttattttgaaaaacgaTATCGAGGATTTCTATCGTGAATGTTGTGAGTTTGTGGAGAACTCCACATTCTTACTAAGAGATATTACTCCCATCAGCTGGAAAATTTTAGAGTTGATTGGAGAATGTAATAGAAAAACTGATAGTATGGTCTCTTATTACTTAAGCGATTTCATGTTAGCCCTAAACAATATTCTTATTTACGGAAAGGATGAATTAAGAAAGAATGAATTTTACACCAAGAtcatatttgaaatatacCAAAAGGCTGTTATCGCTGAAGAAAATGCCCTAGACGATCTTAGAGTAGTTTTTGATTTATCGCAAGAGTTGGTTCTTGCATTAGATGAGAATTTACCCCAACAATATAGGGAGCGCCTGTTAACAGATGTTGTCAACGCTATTCTAACTCAAAAGAATGAACTGAAAACTAATGTTGTATTTAGTGTGACTGCTTTTAATGTCgtaatttcaaatctgaTAACAGAACCTTTGGTCACGTTGCAGTACCTAAAGCAACAGGGTtgtcttgaaattttctttcagaCGTGGGTTACGGACTATATTCCGAACTATAAAAGGTGCTACGATATCAAATTATCAGTCCTTGCGCTGTTAAAAATTATATTGAAGTTAGAAAGCAACGATTATTCTATGTTGaacttggaaaatttggTTCCAGAATTAGGAAGCACTGTTACACAGTTAGCTTCAAGGTTACCGGCAGCGCTAAGGCAATTAGCTAACCAACGCAAggaattttcatcatctgGTCTCGAAGGGGATGCCAAGTGggatgaaaaattccttgaTGTCGGCGACGACGATGAGAATGATGACGAAGGGGACCTTGCCGAGAAATATCTGGAACTGATAAAAAACAGATCAGATTCCTTAGACTTTGTAGATGGTTATGACGCAAAGGAAACCTTCGATGACCTAGAAGAGGACCCATTAACAGGGTCGATCCTGGACACCGTTGACGTATACAAGGTTTTTAAGGAGTCCATTATGAACCTACAACATGTCGACAGTAATAGGTATCAGGGAATTATGAGACATTTGACGCCGGCTGATCAAGAACTGTTCATGGGAATTATGAACGCCTGATTGAACTAAACGGCAACTGTATATTGAAAGAAACACTGGACTACATAATTTAGATAGAGGAGAGAGGAGAGAGGACATGATGCTCAAAGCCCGTTCCTTTTGTTCTGATCGGTTGGCTTTGGCTTGATATCAGGCAATAGATACCCTTATACAAGGACaacgtatttttttttatctggAGTCAATGCGATGAACCTAAAAAAGTCAcaagctttttttatctctaAGCTGAAAAAGGCCTCGTAATCAAATcggaaagaaaaatatctgAGTTTTGTTCAGGCTCTTGTTTTGTATACCCATTCTAGTATTAGATTTCATAACCACCGACcacttcaaaaatatacttGTGCCAACATGGcagaaaatgagaaaatgTACATCTcctataataatattcacaAGCTTTGTCAGGGAGTGGCTAAGCACATTTTAG encodes:
- the MNS1 gene encoding mannosyl-oligosaccharide 1,2-alpha-mannosidase (Alpha-1,2-mannosidase~similar to YJR131W), whose product is MKNFIGILVATVVAIIAIAYYVPRYELFERKSPEAGEMRDQIESVFLASWRDYYKHGWGYDVYGPIEHTFHNMPRGNQPLGWIIVDSVDTLMLMYNSSTLHKSEFEAEILKSEEWINNVLDFDIDAEVNVFETTIRMLGGLLSAYHLSDLFEVGNKTVYFNKAVDLGDRLALAFLSSQTGIPYSSVNLRSGQGIKNHADGGASSTAEFTTLQMEFKYLAYLTGNRTYWELVERVYEPLYKNNDLLNTYDGLVPIYTFPDTGRFGGSTIRFGSRGDSFYEYLLKQYLLTHEKLYYDLYRKSMEGMKKYLLAQSKPSSLWYIGEREQGLQGQFSPKMDHLVCFMGGLLASGSTEGLSIQEARRRPFFSLFPERKSDWDLAEEITNTCYQMYNQSSSGLAPEIVVFNDGNIKQSGWWQSSLGDFFVKPLDRHNLQRPETVESIMFMYHLSHNDKYREWGANIANSFFENTCIDCSDPKLRRFTSLSDCITLPTKKSNNMESFWLAETLKYLYILFLDDFDLTKVVFNTEAHPFPVLDEKKMKSQSLTTGWSL
- the NMD5 gene encoding Nmd5p (Karyopherin~similar to YJR132W); protein product: MDITELLQCFACTLDHNAAVRTNAETHLKNASKVPGFLGACLDIIAADEVPENIKLSASLYFKNKITYGWCADARQGSNELLDSHVDPDEKPVVKDMLIKTMVSVSKTSPRCIRVLKSALTVIISEDYPSKKWDNLLPSSLELLSNEDITVTYVGLLCLAEIFRTYRWKNNDERQDLEELILNYLPALLNYGADVLFQDGKYMNNEQIGELVRLIVKIYKFVSYHDLPFTLQRPESFTPWACFFVSIIQQPLPQEVLAISDIEIRSKNPWVKCKKWALANLYRLFQRYASTSLTRKFQYDEFKQMYCEQFLTQFLQVIFEQIEKWGTGQLWLSDECLYYILNLIEQCVVQKATWKLVGQHYNVILQHVIFPLLKPSPETLETFDNDPQEYINRNMDFWDVGYSPDLAALALLTTCVTKRGKTTLQPTLEFMVSTLQNAVGDYNNITLENALQIESCLRIFSSIIDRLITKDSPFASEMEKFILTFVLPFFKSQYGFLQSRVCDICSKLGSMDFKDPIITSTIYEGVMNCLNNPHNSLPVELTAALALQTFISDDQFNMKLSGHVVPTMQKLLSLSNDFESDVISGVMQDFVEQFAEQLQPFGVELMNTLVQQFLKIAIDLHEASNLDPDSFANVDNIPDESDKQMAALGILSTTISILLSFENSPEILKNLEQSFYPAAEFILKNDIEDFYRECCEFVENSTFLLRDITPISWKILELIGECNRKTDSMVSYYLSDFMLALNNILIYGKDELRKNEFYTKIIFEIYQKAVIAEENALDDLRVVFDLSQELVLALDENLPQQYRERLLTDVVNAILTQKNELKTNVVFSVTAFNVVISNLITEPLVTLQYLKQQGCLEIFFQTWVTDYIPNYKRCYDIKLSVLALLKIILKLESNDYSMLNLENLVPELGSTVTQLASRLPAALRQLANQRKEFSSSGLEGDAKWDEKFLDVGDDDENDDEGDLAEKYLELIKNRSDSLDFVDGYDAKETFDDLEEDPLTGSILDTVDVYKVFKESIMNLQHVDSNRYQGIMRHLTPADQELFMGIMNA